Part of the Ignavibacterium album JCM 16511 genome, CAGCTCGTGTGCTTGTTGATGAAAGTGGTTTTACTCCAAAGACCCAATTATTTATTAAGAGATTTGCTTTAAGAAAAATTGTTGCTTCGAGATTTGGGTTGAAGTTCTTTTCGCGTCTGCTTTGGCTTTATCAGAAATCGGGTCTTCAAAAACTTGTTCGAATAACCGGAGTTCTGAAATTAATTTCAAAAAATCTTCCTGAAATTGAAAAGCTCTCTCCTCCAATTGCCAATCATTTTTCTGATTCGCTAATTAAGGAAATAGAGTTACCTGAAGGTGATGTAAAGTTTAAAACTGCATTTCACTTTGGTTGTTTGATGAATACTATGTTCGCTGATATTAACATTGATACAATTGATGTTTTGAAAAAAGTCGGTTGTAAAATTATTACACCAAAAGATCAGGTTTGTTGTGGTTCATTGATGGCACATAACGGCGATATGGAGTTTGCCTTAAAATTAGCCAGAAAAAATATTGATGCATTTGATAAACAGGATTATGATTATTTGATTTCCAATTCTGCAGGTTGTGGGGCTTTTATGAAAGACTACGCTCATCTGCTTGAAAATGATCCTCAATATTCGGAAAAAGCCAAACGATTTTCTTCTAAAGTTAAAGATGTAATGGAATTTTTTGCAGAGCAAAAACCACTAAACTTTTCTTCCAACTTAAATCCTGAACTTAATCTTAAGCTTGAACATGAACTTATAACATATCACGATGCTTGTCATTTAGCTCATGCTCAGAAAATCTCTTCGCAGCCAAGAGAAGTAATTAAATCATTACCTGGAATTAAATACATAGAACTTGAAGAAGCTTCCTGGTGTTGTGGTAGTGCAGGAATTTATAATGTTGTACGGTATGAAGATGCTGTGATTCAGTTGCAAAGAAAAATGAAAAATATCAGAAATTCAGGGGCAAAGATTGTTCTGACAGGAAATCCCGGTTGTATAGGTCAAATAAAATACGGAGCAGATAGATTTGATGTGAATGTCCAAGTTCTACATCCGGTAACATTAATTAAAAAATTACTTTCTAAAGAAATCCAAAGTTGAGGTTAGGATAAAATTCTTCCAATGAAATTATTTCTTTCAAAAAATTAAAATACCTTTTCATCCCACAACAGATGTTCAAATGTTTCGCGGCTTCGGACGACAATTACTTTATTCTCATCAACTAAAATCTCTGCAGGTCTTCTTCTCGCATTATAATTTGAAGCCATTGTCATTCCGTAAGCTCCGGAAGACATGATTGCTAAAAATTCTCCTGAGAGCGTTTGTGCAATTTTTCTGTCGCGTGCAAAGTAATCACCGGTTTCACAAACCGGACCAACTATATCTGCAACAATATCATTTCTGCCTTCGTACTTAATAATAGGTTGAATATGATGGTAAGCCTGATAAATTGCAGGTCTTAGCAAGTCATTCATTGCTGCATCAACTATAACGAACCTTTTTTCTCCATTTTGTTTGTTGTAAAGTACTTCTGTTAAAAGTACTCCACCGTTTGCTGTTAAATATCTTCCGGGCTCAAATAAAATTTTGCAATCTAGTCTTTTGAATAACGGTATTGTTCTTTCTGCAAACTCTTCTATTGTAAAAGAACTTTCATTGTTATATTGAACACCAATTCCTCCACCAACATCAAAGTGATTGAGTTTTAACCCTTCATCGAGAAGAGTGAAATAAAGTTCGCTCATTTTGGAAATTGCTTCAACAAACGGTTCAATCGTTGTAATCTGTGAACCGATATGCATATCAATTCCCGTGAACTGAATGTGTTTATATTGATTTCGTCTCCGATAAATTGAAAGCGCGGTTGCAGAGTCAATCCCGAATTTATTTTTTGACAATCCTGTTGAGATGTATGGATGAGTTTTAGCATCTACATCAGGATTTACGCGCAGCGCAACTGGTGCAACAAGATTCTTTTCAGAAGCAATTTTGTTTATTAGTTCTACTTCTTCTTCTGATTCTGCTTTTATCATTAGAACTTTCTTTTCTAAACCTAAACGAATTTCATCTTTTGTTTTTCCAACACCGGTTAAAATAATCTTAGAAGTTTCG contains:
- a CDS encoding (Fe-S)-binding protein, translated to MSNLQNNQDLLKVLPHDDILQQCIHCGMCLATCPTYELTKLERSSPRGRIRMIRSVARGEMELSSLFAEEMNFCLDCQACETACPAGVKYGRMVEAARVLVDESGFTPKTQLFIKRFALRKIVASRFGLKFFSRLLWLYQKSGLQKLVRITGVLKLISKNLPEIEKLSPPIANHFSDSLIKEIELPEGDVKFKTAFHFGCLMNTMFADINIDTIDVLKKVGCKIITPKDQVCCGSLMAHNGDMEFALKLARKNIDAFDKQDYDYLISNSAGCGAFMKDYAHLLENDPQYSEKAKRFSSKVKDVMEFFAEQKPLNFSSNLNPELNLKLEHELITYHDACHLAHAQKISSQPREVIKSLPGIKYIELEEASWCCGSAGIYNVVRYEDAVIQLQRKMKNIRNSGAKIVLTGNPGCIGQIKYGADRFDVNVQVLHPVTLIKKLLSKEIQS
- the lysA gene encoding diaminopimelate decarboxylase, translated to MNYFETEFINYKNNELFIENIKASELIKQFGTPLYVYSKNHFINQYKKFDNAFSEIDHQIFYAMKSNFNLSVINTFVKLGSGVDVNSEGELFRALKTGIETSKIILTGVGKTKDEIRLGLEKKVLMIKAESEEEVELINKIASEKNLVAPVALRVNPDVDAKTHPYISTGLSKNKFGIDSATALSIYRRRNQYKHIQFTGIDMHIGSQITTIEPFVEAISKMSELYFTLLDEGLKLNHFDVGGGIGVQYNNESSFTIEEFAERTIPLFKRLDCKILFEPGRYLTANGGVLLTEVLYNKQNGEKRFVIVDAAMNDLLRPAIYQAYHHIQPIIKYEGRNDIVADIVGPVCETGDYFARDRKIAQTLSGEFLAIMSSGAYGMTMASNYNARRRPAEILVDENKVIVVRSRETFEHLLWDEKVF